A genomic region of Pseudoalteromonas piscicida contains the following coding sequences:
- the rfbA gene encoding glucose-1-phosphate thymidylyltransferase RfbA — protein MKGIILAGGSGTRLHPITEGVSKQLLPVYDKPMIYYPLSVLMLAGIRDILIITTPEDQNQFIKLLGDGSRFGVKLTFAIQPKPEGLAQAFIIGEEFIGEDSVCLILGDNVFYGASFSPKLLKAAEVQDGAVVFAYQVNDPERFGVVEVDEDFNALSIEEKPTEPKSHYAVTGLYFYDNSVVKKAKLISPSERGELEITCINEAYLTENKLRVEVLGRGFAWLDNGTHDSLMEASQFVHTVEKRQGFKIACLQEIAFAKGWISKSQLMEEAKRLSKTEYGQYLAKVAQEHIHG, from the coding sequence ATGAAAGGAATTATTTTAGCAGGAGGCAGTGGAACTCGACTGCATCCAATAACTGAGGGAGTCAGCAAGCAGTTATTGCCCGTGTATGACAAACCTATGATCTATTATCCCCTTTCGGTACTAATGCTAGCTGGTATCAGAGACATACTGATTATTACTACGCCTGAAGATCAAAACCAGTTTATAAAACTTTTGGGTGATGGCAGCCGATTTGGAGTTAAGCTAACTTTTGCGATACAGCCGAAACCCGAAGGACTAGCTCAAGCTTTTATTATAGGCGAAGAATTTATAGGCGAAGATAGTGTGTGTTTGATTTTAGGTGACAATGTTTTTTATGGCGCTAGCTTTTCGCCTAAGTTACTTAAAGCCGCAGAAGTTCAAGACGGTGCTGTCGTATTCGCATATCAAGTTAATGATCCCGAACGATTCGGCGTAGTTGAAGTTGATGAAGACTTCAATGCACTATCGATTGAGGAAAAGCCGACTGAGCCAAAGTCTCACTATGCTGTAACGGGATTGTATTTTTACGACAATTCAGTTGTTAAAAAGGCTAAATTGATCTCACCATCAGAGCGAGGAGAGCTTGAAATAACATGCATAAATGAAGCTTACCTAACCGAGAATAAACTGCGAGTTGAGGTACTTGGGCGAGGTTTTGCGTGGCTTGATAATGGCACGCATGACAGTTTGATGGAGGCATCACAGTTTGTACATACTGTTGAAAAAAGGCAAGGTTTCAAAATTGCTTGTTTACAAGAAATTGCGTTTGCAAAAGGCTGGATCAGTAAATCACAGCTGATGGAAGAAGCAAAACGACTGAGTAAAACCGAGTATGGGCAGTATCTTGCGAAAGTTGCACAGGAGCATATACATGGATAA
- a CDS encoding asparagine synthase-related protein has protein sequence MPGFSASLLSKSNENLGDFTAGDVCFSNDVGFSFEQNLKAQRKNIAIERLERDGIVITLWGDIFSIAGIDCKAADALNEIHLHYNDNTLKAFLANVNGYFIISIIDFNTEQVTLISDRYGMKPLYLWMQEDTLLGYASEIKELLNLQTSEVSIDLASLNTFIDIGHCLGNTTLFKQIKRLEPAAILRVSLKSRTTELVRYWSWNDIQPLEGISFDDAVSKLGLLFDQAMRRAISTITQDKLAITLSGGLDSRALLAGAAKYFKGDIHTFTFGEAGCADHVIAKHVSDLASATHHFIGIDGEKWFCGRERGVWLTDGLKNVLHMHALTSVAEIAKHSNYLLNGFLGDVTAGGSYIPSETDKENVFSIVKQKYGKHFSIALADEGYFDFDCEESIFIYNRGMRFIAAGSDLLSHELHQLKPFMDNDFVDFLYGLPSAFRKDGKLYHHMLLDTYPEYFSDIPWQQTGKPISKSQSAKNSSSGMKSTLKAFIIGTPVERWARSLYRRVFAKHHYVAYDLWLREPKFESYVYDLLLTDSHLSKILSCSEIKHYIDAFYRSKKPIKPEIIGSLITVELFLRQLNDKGFKLGSSYDL, from the coding sequence ATGCCGGGGTTTTCCGCTTCTCTACTCAGTAAATCGAACGAGAATTTAGGTGACTTTACTGCGGGTGATGTTTGCTTCTCTAATGACGTTGGATTTAGTTTCGAGCAAAACCTTAAAGCACAGAGGAAAAATATCGCTATTGAGCGACTAGAGCGCGATGGAATAGTGATTACACTCTGGGGGGATATCTTTTCGATAGCAGGTATAGACTGTAAAGCTGCAGACGCATTGAATGAGATCCATTTACATTATAACGACAACACACTAAAAGCGTTCTTAGCCAATGTAAATGGATATTTTATTATCTCTATTATTGATTTCAACACAGAACAAGTTACGTTGATCTCAGATAGATATGGCATGAAGCCGTTATATTTATGGATGCAAGAGGACACCTTGCTTGGTTATGCGAGTGAAATTAAAGAATTACTCAATTTGCAAACAAGTGAGGTAAGTATTGATTTAGCATCTTTGAATACATTTATCGATATTGGTCATTGTCTCGGTAACACTACGCTTTTCAAGCAAATTAAACGTCTAGAACCTGCAGCGATTTTGCGTGTTTCTTTAAAAAGTCGAACTACGGAATTAGTGCGCTACTGGAGCTGGAACGACATACAACCGCTTGAAGGAATAAGCTTTGATGATGCAGTTTCTAAATTAGGTTTGTTATTTGATCAAGCTATGAGGCGAGCAATATCGACTATCACTCAGGATAAATTAGCGATAACGTTAAGTGGTGGACTTGATTCAAGAGCCTTGCTAGCTGGTGCGGCTAAGTACTTTAAGGGAGATATTCACACTTTTACTTTTGGTGAAGCTGGTTGTGCAGACCATGTGATCGCAAAACATGTGTCAGATTTGGCATCTGCTACTCATCATTTTATTGGTATAGATGGAGAAAAGTGGTTTTGCGGGCGAGAAAGAGGCGTGTGGTTAACTGATGGGCTGAAAAATGTACTGCATATGCATGCACTGACATCTGTAGCTGAAATTGCAAAACACTCGAACTATTTATTAAATGGCTTTTTAGGTGATGTGACAGCTGGAGGCAGTTATATTCCATCTGAAACGGACAAAGAAAATGTTTTTTCTATTGTTAAGCAAAAGTACGGTAAGCACTTTAGTATAGCGCTGGCAGATGAAGGTTACTTTGACTTTGATTGCGAAGAAAGTATCTTCATTTACAACCGTGGGATGCGATTTATCGCAGCGGGAAGTGACCTACTTAGTCACGAGCTACATCAACTTAAGCCTTTTATGGATAACGATTTTGTTGACTTTTTATATGGTCTACCCAGTGCGTTTCGAAAGGATGGGAAATTATATCACCATATGTTGCTCGACACTTATCCTGAGTATTTTTCTGATATTCCATGGCAGCAGACAGGCAAGCCTATATCAAAAAGCCAATCGGCTAAGAATAGCTCTAGCGGGATGAAATCCACTTTAAAAGCTTTTATCATTGGAACGCCTGTTGAACGATGGGCTAGAAGCTTATATCGCCGTGTATTCGCCAAACACCATTATGTTGCATATGATCTATGGTTGAGAGAACCTAAATTTGAGTCCTATGTATACGATTTATTACTTACAGATAGTCACCTTTCTAAAATTTTAAGCTGCTCAGAAATAAAACATTACATTGATGCTTTCTATAGAAGTAAAAAGCCGATTAAGCCAGAAATTATTGGGAGCTTGATAACCGTGGAGTTGTTTTTGCGGCAGTTAAATGACAAAGGTTTTAAACTTGGAAGCTCGTACGATCTTTGA
- a CDS encoding glycosyltransferase family 4 protein: MQKEKNLEVEYFYLTQDEVGRIKRLLRYPLFYIHFLAKFLFAKKVDIIHVHFFFPNILLAITYKALINRKVKLIATFHGSDVYAYQPPSALYKWAFTKLDHAIFVSKNLFERFKSYVDVSEASTSLLSAGILDVYQPPTNQTYEYDFIFVGHQNYNKGIDRLQKIAKKGAKIAVVGEGATSQWASQNGNIRVDFYGVLAPEQLVKLYCSSRFLLSLSRNESFGLVMTEAMASGTPVIATETDGSRAQVIDGQNGLLLQNDDEWLDSKGYESLYQALKMSMNDYQLMQKEALNSVSQHSLTYIVNNLLTIYQKLILTRHH; the protein is encoded by the coding sequence TTGCAAAAGGAAAAAAATTTAGAAGTTGAGTATTTTTACCTGACACAAGATGAGGTTGGAAGAATAAAGCGTTTACTGAGATATCCACTCTTCTATATTCATTTCTTGGCGAAGTTTTTGTTTGCAAAGAAAGTAGATATTATCCACGTACATTTCTTTTTCCCAAATATACTACTCGCTATTACTTATAAGGCTTTGATTAATAGAAAAGTTAAACTTATTGCTACATTCCACGGTAGCGATGTTTATGCTTATCAGCCTCCCAGTGCACTGTACAAATGGGCATTTACCAAGCTAGATCATGCAATATTCGTTAGTAAAAACTTATTTGAGCGTTTTAAGAGCTACGTTGATGTGTCAGAAGCATCAACTTCACTCTTGAGTGCTGGTATTTTAGATGTTTATCAACCACCAACAAATCAGACTTATGAGTATGACTTCATATTTGTAGGACATCAAAATTACAACAAAGGTATTGACCGTTTACAAAAAATAGCAAAAAAAGGGGCTAAAATAGCGGTGGTCGGTGAGGGGGCCACTTCACAGTGGGCATCACAAAATGGTAATATACGGGTCGATTTTTATGGGGTGTTAGCACCTGAGCAATTAGTTAAGCTTTATTGCAGCTCGCGTTTTTTACTTAGCCTTTCACGCAATGAATCTTTTGGCTTGGTGATGACTGAAGCTATGGCTTCAGGTACACCCGTTATTGCAACAGAAACTGATGGCTCTCGGGCGCAAGTGATAGACGGCCAAAATGGCTTGCTATTACAAAACGATGATGAGTGGCTTGATAGTAAAGGTTATGAATCACTTTATCAGGCGCTAAAAATGAGCATGAACGACTATCAATTGATGCAAAAAGAGGCATTAAATTCGGTAAGTCAGCATAGCTTAACCTATATTGTAAATAATTTGCTTACCATATACCAAAAACTGATACTTACGAGGCATCATTGA
- a CDS encoding glycosyltransferase family 2 protein, translating to MQETVSIIIPTYRRADMLDSAIASVKLQSFQDWKVIVVDDNHPDQYRVETEAVMARYQQDPRVAYIQHESNKGACAARNTGWQSAKGEYIAFLDDDDLWDANKLKKQLAALNEHTDATFCYCDMYLTYQGLKKEFKCLSATNMYVTLLEQGYGVCTSALLIKRRALEDIGGFDNSLPSMQDYDLLLRLAKVSAGVHIKAPMLTYQLAEDGISCNPKTKVNGHKAIIDKYKAEFLALGLRKGLARQYESLGDFELRSEARLSGIKHYLASLSYSKLNSRVYVKLVFGSIFGKAPLEWYLARRQKRTSTLQSGN from the coding sequence ATGCAAGAAACAGTAAGTATTATTATCCCCACGTATCGTCGTGCAGATATGTTAGATAGCGCAATTGCTAGCGTTAAGTTACAGTCTTTTCAAGATTGGAAAGTGATCGTCGTAGATGACAACCATCCAGATCAATACCGAGTAGAAACTGAAGCAGTAATGGCTAGATACCAGCAAGATCCTAGAGTGGCTTATATTCAGCATGAATCAAATAAGGGTGCATGCGCTGCCCGTAATACAGGGTGGCAAAGTGCCAAGGGAGAATATATCGCTTTTCTAGATGATGATGATTTGTGGGATGCAAATAAACTAAAAAAGCAATTGGCTGCACTAAATGAACACACCGATGCCACTTTTTGTTATTGCGATATGTATCTGACATACCAAGGGCTCAAAAAAGAGTTTAAGTGTCTCTCTGCGACAAATATGTATGTGACGCTATTGGAGCAAGGTTATGGCGTTTGCACATCCGCTTTATTAATCAAGCGAAGAGCGTTAGAGGATATTGGGGGGTTTGATAACAGTTTACCGAGTATGCAAGATTATGATTTGTTGCTTCGCTTGGCTAAAGTTTCTGCAGGTGTGCATATCAAAGCGCCAATGCTAACCTACCAATTAGCTGAAGATGGTATTTCTTGCAACCCAAAAACTAAAGTTAATGGGCATAAAGCGATAATTGATAAGTATAAGGCTGAGTTTTTAGCTTTGGGCTTGCGCAAGGGGCTTGCAAGGCAATACGAAAGCTTAGGCGACTTTGAATTACGGAGCGAAGCACGCCTGAGTGGTATTAAGCACTACCTAGCTTCACTTAGCTATTCTAAGCTTAACTCTAGAGTTTACGTAAAACTCGTTTTTGGAAGTATTTTTGGTAAAGCGCCTCTGGAGTGGTATTTAGCTCGCCGTCAAAAACGCACTTCAACATTACAGTCAGGGAATTGA
- a CDS encoding Wzz/FepE/Etk N-terminal domain-containing protein: protein MDNSQQDTSVNLVNMWLILWKQKLFIFIFVAISCVLAVVYSLTMPNIYKSAVLLAPHDSKESSALGALGSQIGGFASLAGVNLDSGSNDTLLHLEVLKSKDFLFEFFSKYEVSKVLFGAKEYDKNSEKLLFDEEKLELSSGKWKVNPETGESFEPTLFETYESFNKLFDVKHNKVTNLVTVSIRSIDPHIAKQWVSNLISELNEQLRQRELDEKSRSIAYIQQQLDKTEVAQMKNVFYTIIEEQTKQMLLAEVREDFAFRIIESPIVAERKESPSRAVICILAAIFSVFFASGLVLVRHFMKELKGSGY, encoded by the coding sequence ATGGATAATAGCCAGCAAGACACCTCGGTGAATCTAGTGAATATGTGGCTGATTCTTTGGAAACAAAAGTTATTTATATTTATTTTTGTAGCTATTTCGTGTGTTCTCGCCGTGGTGTATTCACTCACTATGCCTAATATTTATAAGTCTGCTGTTTTACTTGCTCCACATGATAGCAAAGAAAGCTCTGCATTAGGGGCGCTAGGAAGTCAGATTGGTGGCTTTGCAAGTTTAGCGGGAGTGAATTTAGACAGTGGGAGTAATGATACTTTACTGCATCTTGAGGTATTAAAATCTAAAGACTTTCTATTTGAATTTTTTTCCAAGTATGAAGTAAGTAAAGTTTTATTTGGAGCGAAAGAGTACGATAAAAATAGCGAAAAGTTATTATTTGATGAGGAGAAGCTTGAACTCAGTTCTGGAAAGTGGAAAGTAAATCCAGAAACAGGTGAAAGCTTTGAGCCAACACTTTTTGAAACCTATGAAAGTTTTAATAAGCTTTTTGACGTTAAGCATAACAAAGTAACAAATCTTGTTACTGTTAGCATTCGAAGTATCGATCCGCATATTGCTAAACAATGGGTTAGCAACCTTATCTCTGAGCTTAATGAACAATTAAGACAACGTGAGTTAGATGAAAAATCACGCAGTATCGCTTATATACAACAGCAGTTGGATAAAACAGAAGTTGCGCAGATGAAAAATGTGTTTTACACCATTATTGAAGAGCAGACTAAACAAATGCTATTAGCAGAAGTACGGGAAGATTTTGCTTTTAGGATTATTGAAAGCCCGATTGTTGCTGAACGAAAAGAGAGTCCAAGCAGAGCTGTTATTTGTATCTTAGCCGCGATATTTAGTGTTTTCTTTGCATCTGGTTTAGTCTTAGTTCGTCATTTTATGAAAGAATTAAAAGGCTCTGGGTATTAG
- the wecC gene encoding UDP-N-acetyl-D-mannosamine dehydrogenase has protein sequence MSIETVSVVGLGYIGLPTAAVIASRGISVIGVDVNQETVDTINNGDVHIVEPDLDIVVRSTVQAKKLQATTRTQAADAFLVAVPTPFKANYEADLSYIRSASESIAPVLQKGNLVVLESTSPVGATEQMAEWLSELRPDLTFPQTAGDDADIKIAHCPERVLPGYVLKELVENDRVIGGMSDACTRSAIELYQIFVKGECLITNARTAEMAKLTENSFRDVNIAFANELSMICDDLDIDVWELIKLANRHPRVNILNPGLGVGGHCIAVDPWFIVSSAPERAKLIRQAREVNDAKPQFVLNQIEEAADQFKKPVIACLGIAFKADIDDLRESPALGIVEMLAKKHDYEIVVVEPNIDSLPQHLQSLKVRLVSIDEALAVANTVAVLVDHKEFKQIDPEQVAKKVLIDSRGIF, from the coding sequence ATGTCAATAGAAACCGTTTCCGTCGTTGGGTTAGGCTATATAGGTCTGCCAACCGCTGCCGTAATTGCCTCTAGAGGTATTAGTGTAATCGGAGTTGATGTTAACCAAGAGACGGTTGATACTATTAACAATGGCGATGTTCACATCGTTGAACCTGATTTAGATATTGTTGTAAGAAGTACAGTCCAAGCTAAAAAGCTACAAGCGACTACCCGTACTCAAGCTGCTGATGCATTTTTAGTCGCAGTGCCTACCCCCTTTAAAGCGAATTATGAAGCCGATCTCAGTTACATTCGCTCAGCTTCTGAATCGATAGCTCCAGTATTGCAAAAAGGTAATTTAGTGGTACTTGAAAGCACGTCACCGGTCGGTGCGACTGAGCAAATGGCAGAGTGGTTAAGTGAGCTAAGGCCGGATCTAACATTCCCGCAGACTGCTGGCGATGATGCTGATATCAAAATAGCGCATTGCCCCGAACGTGTTCTACCAGGTTATGTATTGAAAGAGCTTGTTGAGAATGATCGCGTTATCGGTGGTATGTCAGATGCTTGTACCCGAAGTGCCATTGAGCTTTATCAGATTTTTGTGAAAGGGGAGTGTCTGATAACTAATGCACGAACAGCAGAAATGGCAAAGTTAACTGAAAATTCATTTAGAGATGTTAACATTGCGTTTGCAAATGAGCTTTCGATGATTTGTGATGACCTTGATATAGATGTTTGGGAGTTAATTAAGCTAGCAAACCGCCATCCTCGTGTGAATATTCTAAACCCAGGCCTAGGTGTTGGAGGTCATTGTATTGCCGTTGATCCTTGGTTTATCGTGAGTAGCGCGCCTGAACGTGCAAAGTTAATTAGACAAGCAAGAGAAGTAAATGACGCTAAACCACAATTTGTTTTAAATCAAATTGAGGAAGCTGCTGATCAGTTTAAAAAGCCAGTAATTGCGTGTCTGGGGATTGCGTTCAAAGCAGATATTGACGATCTAAGAGAAAGCCCTGCACTCGGCATTGTAGAAATGCTGGCTAAAAAACACGACTATGAAATTGTGGTCGTAGAGCCTAATATTGACAGCTTGCCTCAACACTTACAAAGCTTGAAGGTGCGTCTAGTTTCTATAGATGAAGCATTAGCTGTAGCAAACACAGTCGCAGTGCTCGTTGATCATAAAGAGTTTAAACAGATTGACCCTGAGCAAGTTGCTAAAAAAGTGCTTATAGACAGTCGCGGTATTTTCTAA
- the rfbB gene encoding dTDP-glucose 4,6-dehydratase, which translates to MKTVIVTGGAGFIGSAVVRHLIGLGDFRVVNFDKLTYAGNLDSLESVAQHTNYFFEHGDICDESKVSEVFNKYQPDLIMHLAAESHVDRSIDGPGEFITTNIIGTYVLLQCARAYLNKNQKVADSFKFHHISTDEVYGDLGHTDKLFTEQTSYDPSSPYSASKASSDHLVRAWGRTYGLPTVITNCSNNYGPFHFPEKLIPLVILNALEGKPLPIYGNGSQIRDWLFVEDHAKALVKVALSGKVGETYNIGGHNEKTNLEVVQTICSILDQKVAKKPNGISKFSELITFVPDRPGHDVRYAIDAGKIRRDIGWVPAETFESGIEKTVSWYLNNLAWCERVQSGNYLRERLGVKS; encoded by the coding sequence ATGAAAACAGTGATAGTAACTGGCGGTGCGGGCTTTATTGGAAGTGCCGTCGTTCGCCATTTAATTGGGCTTGGAGACTTTAGGGTTGTAAACTTTGATAAGTTAACCTACGCAGGAAATTTAGATTCTCTTGAATCCGTTGCACAGCATACAAATTACTTTTTTGAACACGGCGATATTTGCGATGAAAGTAAGGTATCTGAAGTGTTTAACAAATATCAGCCAGATCTCATTATGCATTTGGCTGCTGAATCACATGTTGACCGTTCAATCGATGGACCCGGCGAATTCATAACAACAAATATTATAGGAACTTACGTACTGTTACAGTGCGCACGTGCATACCTGAATAAAAATCAAAAGGTAGCTGATAGCTTTAAGTTCCATCATATCTCCACTGACGAAGTCTACGGAGATCTTGGGCATACAGACAAGTTATTTACCGAACAGACTAGTTATGATCCAAGCTCACCTTACTCAGCCAGTAAAGCGAGTTCTGATCACTTGGTAAGAGCTTGGGGGAGAACATATGGGCTACCAACGGTAATCACAAATTGCTCAAACAACTACGGGCCTTTCCATTTCCCTGAAAAACTTATTCCGTTAGTTATTCTAAATGCGCTAGAAGGTAAACCTTTACCAATTTATGGCAACGGTAGTCAAATTCGAGACTGGCTTTTCGTAGAGGATCATGCCAAAGCACTCGTAAAGGTTGCACTCTCTGGCAAAGTTGGAGAAACCTATAATATTGGTGGTCACAACGAAAAAACGAATTTGGAAGTTGTTCAGACTATTTGCTCTATCTTAGATCAAAAAGTAGCGAAAAAGCCCAACGGAATTAGTAAGTTTAGCGAGTTGATCACCTTTGTTCCTGATAGACCAGGGCATGATGTCCGTTATGCGATAGACGCAGGTAAAATAAGACGTGATATAGGCTGGGTTCCTGCAGAAACGTTCGAATCAGGGATAGAAAAAACAGTGTCTTGGTATTTAAATAATTTAGCATGGTGTGAACGAGTGCAGTCAGGGAACTACCTCAGAGAAAGGTTAGGAGTAAAATCATGA
- a CDS encoding WecB/TagA/CpsF family glycosyltransferase: MNSANEITIRGIPVTAFGSIQDLIESAILRESNVVPGVAVAINPEKVMVAERDQETRQVLLDATLRYADGIGVSYVMSKKSNAKVARIPGCELWTQLMISAASLNTPVYLLGASATVIELTKTKLQGLGVNVVGARDGYFEDREEVIAEIKDSGAQIITVALGSPKQEKFIFECRKQVPNAFYMGVGGTYDVYTGNVKRAPKLWIKLHLEWLYRLLSQPSRLFRQGKLLKFVYYYLVGKI; encoded by the coding sequence TTGAACAGCGCTAACGAAATCACAATACGTGGAATACCCGTTACAGCATTTGGCTCGATCCAAGATTTAATTGAGAGTGCTATATTACGTGAGTCTAATGTAGTACCTGGTGTTGCTGTTGCAATCAATCCTGAGAAAGTGATGGTTGCGGAACGCGACCAAGAAACAAGACAAGTACTGTTAGATGCTACTTTGCGTTACGCTGACGGGATTGGTGTTAGTTACGTTATGAGCAAAAAATCAAATGCAAAAGTGGCTCGTATCCCCGGGTGTGAGTTGTGGACGCAGTTGATGATAAGCGCAGCTTCATTAAATACACCAGTATACTTGCTTGGCGCATCTGCAACGGTAATAGAATTAACAAAAACAAAACTCCAAGGTCTCGGAGTTAATGTTGTAGGTGCACGTGATGGCTACTTTGAAGACCGAGAAGAGGTAATTGCTGAGATTAAAGATTCAGGAGCACAAATTATTACTGTTGCTCTTGGGTCACCAAAACAAGAAAAGTTTATATTTGAATGCAGAAAGCAAGTCCCTAATGCTTTTTATATGGGCGTCGGCGGTACATATGATGTGTATACTGGTAACGTAAAAAGAGCGCCTAAACTTTGGATAAAGCTACATTTAGAGTGGCTTTATCGACTGCTTTCCCAACCTTCAAGACTTTTCCGACAAGGTAAGTTGCTAAAGTTTGTTTACTACTACCTTGTTGGTAAAATTTAA
- a CDS encoding EpsG family protein: MRAKSEQRIIELAINSRHASLLFLSLSWLFLPVVLWLALVLIYSTSEIGKKPKNILPFLVSFSLALLISSRMIGFLWGGSDDMPTYLMAYERYEEFSSMMTTSLLYGQHADFLFALFSWSTAKITNNHLFVYYLVTLLFTYALIWRFCKIVNVAYPLLCFLLIVLFYKFFQAQWHLIRACMAIPIILIGIWISKEQFRKGLLIFIIGGLFHFSTMVLLLPLFLLNKRLSKKYTISQLLGLFLVFLTGVALFIVSIKVVGSVVNHYMINKVLTRLVIEPNFSKLPSLLLFVVFTLLCSPAYYRSKSKDQITLFNISIYFCAIGVVALFFIGEELHRIILPLHLLYAPLLIHSLGVYSPSSLTSIFTIAIKSFVILAFSYVVYLNESDFFYKVERFHPLSLNGYTYLKQLNHYVEEDLQYYDGYRIK, from the coding sequence ATGCGGGCTAAAAGCGAACAGCGCATCATTGAGTTAGCTATAAATAGTAGGCATGCGAGTCTACTATTTTTATCTTTAAGTTGGCTTTTTTTACCGGTAGTGCTTTGGCTTGCTCTAGTGTTGATTTATTCCACTTCTGAAATTGGAAAAAAGCCAAAAAATATTTTACCTTTTTTAGTTAGCTTTTCATTAGCTTTATTGATCTCAAGCAGGATGATCGGATTTTTGTGGGGGGGATCAGATGATATGCCAACATATTTGATGGCATATGAACGCTATGAAGAGTTTAGTTCAATGATGACTACGTCATTATTGTATGGACAGCATGCGGATTTTCTTTTTGCGTTATTCAGCTGGTCAACTGCAAAAATAACTAACAACCACCTCTTTGTGTATTATCTGGTAACATTACTTTTTACCTATGCTTTAATTTGGCGATTTTGCAAAATAGTTAATGTTGCTTATCCATTGCTGTGTTTTTTACTTATTGTACTATTTTATAAATTTTTTCAAGCGCAATGGCATTTGATCCGTGCATGTATGGCTATTCCTATAATATTAATTGGAATTTGGATCTCTAAAGAGCAATTTAGAAAAGGGCTATTAATATTTATTATTGGGGGTCTTTTCCACTTTTCTACTATGGTGTTATTATTACCTCTTTTCCTATTGAATAAGAGATTAAGTAAGAAGTATACGATCTCACAACTCCTTGGGTTATTTTTAGTTTTCCTAACAGGAGTCGCTTTATTTATAGTTAGTATTAAAGTGGTTGGTAGTGTTGTAAATCACTACATGATAAACAAGGTATTGACAAGATTGGTAATAGAACCAAACTTTTCGAAGTTACCATCTTTATTATTGTTTGTTGTATTTACCCTATTGTGTAGCCCAGCTTACTATAGAAGTAAAAGCAAAGATCAAATCACTTTATTCAATATTTCCATCTACTTTTGTGCAATAGGTGTCGTCGCACTATTTTTTATAGGTGAAGAGTTACATCGTATCATACTGCCGCTACACCTCTTGTATGCCCCATTATTGATACACTCATTAGGGGTTTACTCTCCCTCTTCTCTAACCTCTATCTTTACAATCGCAATTAAGTCATTCGTAATTTTAGCCTTTAGCTATGTGGTTTATCTAAATGAAAGTGACTTTTTTTATAAAGTCGAGCGGTTTCATCCGCTGTCACTAAATGGCTACACTTATTTGAAGCAGTTGAATCACTATGTTGAGGAAGACCTGCAATATTACGATGGCTACAGAATTAAATAG